The Desulfohalovibrio reitneri genome contains a region encoding:
- a CDS encoding AMP-binding protein → MPEAYETTLPRLLLKQARERGSATALREKEFGIWQPVTWAEHLRVTSELAAGLKELGLGTGDIVILIGDNRPEWLWAELAIQALGGMALGLYQDAPAEEIAYIFELAEAPLVVAEDQEQVDKMLELRESLSYDLRHIVYHDPKGLASCDAPGLLSFDTVREMGRAEAHRFGEWAEEGAPDDPCLVVTTSGTTGRSKLAVLSHRNMLSMAANLGAVDPKRPSDEFVSFLPLAWIGEQMMAAASSLLFGFCVNFPEEVDTVQENIREIGPHVIFSPPRVWENMAARVRVRIMETTPLKRFLYNRFMAVGTRMADTRFRGDKPGAALRLANRTAEWLLFRPLRDRLGFSRIRSASTGGAALGPDTFRFFHAIGVNLKQIYGQTEIAGISCIHRDGDVDFTSVGQPIPETEIALSDEGEILSRSPAVFLGYYKNEEATAETLEDGWLRSGDAGYFDERGRLVVIDRLKDVMELASGEKFSPQFLENKLKFSPYVREAVVLGAGREHVAAIVCIDPEIVGRWAESRAITYTTYQDLAAKPEVYDLVREAIMGINEELPEAQRIRRLALLYKELDADDGELTRTRKVRRGVVSERYGKLVEALYTQEDSLRLRTEIRYQDGSARRMDGTIRLENV, encoded by the coding sequence ATGCCGGAAGCCTACGAAACGACCCTGCCGAGGCTGCTGCTCAAGCAGGCCCGTGAACGGGGCTCCGCGACAGCCCTGCGGGAGAAAGAGTTCGGCATCTGGCAACCCGTGACCTGGGCCGAACATCTGCGCGTTACCTCGGAGCTCGCCGCCGGGCTGAAAGAACTTGGCCTTGGCACGGGGGACATCGTCATCCTCATCGGCGACAACCGCCCGGAATGGTTGTGGGCCGAGTTGGCCATTCAGGCTTTGGGGGGCATGGCCCTGGGGCTTTACCAGGACGCCCCGGCCGAGGAGATCGCCTACATCTTCGAATTGGCCGAGGCGCCGCTGGTGGTGGCCGAGGACCAGGAGCAGGTGGACAAGATGCTGGAGCTGCGGGAGAGCCTGTCCTACGACCTGCGCCACATCGTCTACCACGACCCCAAGGGCTTGGCATCCTGCGACGCACCCGGCCTGCTGTCCTTCGACACGGTGCGGGAAATGGGCCGGGCGGAAGCGCACCGCTTCGGGGAGTGGGCGGAGGAGGGGGCGCCGGACGATCCCTGCCTGGTGGTGACCACCTCCGGCACCACGGGCCGTTCCAAGCTTGCCGTGCTGTCCCACCGCAACATGCTTTCCATGGCCGCCAACCTGGGCGCGGTGGACCCCAAGAGGCCCAGCGACGAGTTTGTTTCCTTCCTGCCTTTGGCCTGGATAGGCGAGCAGATGATGGCTGCGGCCTCCAGCCTGCTGTTCGGTTTCTGTGTCAACTTCCCGGAGGAAGTGGACACGGTGCAGGAGAACATCCGCGAGATAGGCCCCCACGTCATCTTTTCCCCGCCCCGTGTGTGGGAGAACATGGCCGCCAGGGTGCGGGTGCGCATCATGGAGACCACGCCGCTGAAGCGGTTCCTCTACAACCGGTTCATGGCCGTGGGCACCCGCATGGCGGACACGCGCTTCCGGGGCGACAAACCCGGCGCGGCCCTGCGGCTGGCCAACCGGACGGCGGAGTGGCTGCTCTTTCGCCCCCTGCGCGACCGCCTGGGCTTCTCCCGCATCCGCTCCGCCTCCACAGGCGGCGCGGCTTTGGGGCCCGACACGTTCCGCTTTTTCCACGCCATCGGGGTCAATCTCAAACAGATTTACGGCCAGACCGAGATCGCGGGCATCTCCTGCATCCACCGTGACGGAGACGTGGACTTCACCAGCGTGGGCCAGCCCATCCCCGAGACCGAGATCGCCTTGAGCGACGAAGGGGAGATCCTCTCTCGCAGCCCGGCGGTCTTTCTCGGCTACTACAAGAACGAGGAGGCCACGGCCGAGACCCTGGAGGACGGCTGGCTGCGCTCGGGCGACGCCGGGTACTTCGACGAGCGGGGCAGGCTGGTGGTCATTGACCGCCTCAAGGACGTCATGGAATTGGCTTCCGGCGAGAAATTCTCCCCGCAATTCCTGGAGAACAAGCTCAAGTTTTCCCCCTATGTGCGCGAGGCCGTGGTGCTGGGAGCGGGACGCGAGCACGTGGCCGCCATCGTCTGCATCGATCCGGAAATCGTCGGTCGCTGGGCCGAGTCGCGGGCCATCACCTACACCACCTACCAGGACCTGGCGGCCAAGCCCGAGGTCTACGATCTGGTGCGCGAGGCCATCATGGGGATCAACGAGGAACTGCCCGAGGCGCAGCGCATCCGCCGTTTGGCCCTGCTGTACAAGGAACTGGACGCCGACGACGGCGAACTGACCCGGACCCGCAAGGTGCGGCGCGGCGTGGTTTCAGAGCGGTATGGGAAACTGGTGGAGGCGCTCTACACCCAAGAGGACTCGCTGCGCCTGCGCACGGAAATCCGCTACCAGGACGGCTCGGCCAGGCGCATGGACGGGACCATCCGGTTGGAGAACGTTTAG
- a CDS encoding branched-chain amino acid ABC transporter permease: MEYYLQLFINGLVIGSIYSLVALGFVIIYKATKVVNFAQGEMLMAGAYVCFALTVQAGLPFIASFLLTLGFSVLLGLCIERVVLRPMIGEPIISVIMVTIGLSSVLKALVQLFWGTDIRVYPQVLPEEPIFLAGVPVAPVYVAAFLLAGLLFAAFTFFFKYSRTGIAMRATAFDQQAAQSMGVSIKRIFALSWCIAAVVSSIGGVILGNINGINNQLGVLGLKVFPAVILGGLDSLLGAAVGGLAIGVLENVLGGAAKEFLGLSGFREVAAFIVLVIILMIRPYGLFGEKEIERV, translated from the coding sequence GTGGAATACTACCTGCAGCTCTTCATCAACGGGCTGGTCATCGGCTCCATCTACTCCCTGGTGGCCCTGGGGTTCGTCATCATCTACAAGGCCACCAAGGTGGTCAATTTCGCCCAGGGCGAGATGCTCATGGCCGGGGCCTACGTCTGTTTCGCTCTGACCGTGCAGGCCGGGCTGCCCTTCATCGCCTCCTTCCTGCTGACCCTGGGCTTCTCCGTGCTGCTGGGCCTGTGCATCGAGCGTGTGGTGCTGCGCCCCATGATCGGCGAGCCCATCATCTCGGTGATCATGGTCACCATTGGCCTGTCCAGCGTGCTCAAGGCGCTGGTGCAGCTCTTCTGGGGCACGGACATCCGCGTCTACCCCCAGGTGCTTCCGGAGGAACCCATCTTCCTGGCCGGGGTGCCGGTGGCCCCGGTGTACGTGGCCGCATTCCTGCTGGCCGGGCTGCTCTTCGCGGCCTTCACTTTCTTCTTCAAGTACTCGCGCACCGGCATCGCCATGCGGGCCACGGCCTTCGATCAGCAGGCCGCCCAGTCCATGGGGGTTTCCATCAAGCGCATCTTCGCCCTGTCCTGGTGCATCGCCGCCGTTGTTTCCTCCATCGGCGGGGTCATCCTGGGCAACATCAACGGCATCAACAACCAACTCGGCGTGCTGGGGCTGAAGGTCTTTCCCGCGGTCATCCTTGGCGGGCTGGACTCCCTGCTGGGAGCGGCCGTGGGCGGCCTGGCCATCGGCGTGCTGGAGAACGTGCTGGGCGGCGCGGCCAAGGAGTTCCTGGGGCTGTCCGGCTTCCGCGAGGTGGCGGCCTTCATCGTTCTGGTCATCATTCTCATGATCCGGCCCTACGGCCTGTTCGGGGAAAAGGAAATCGAGCGGGTGTGA
- a CDS encoding branched-chain amino acid ABC transporter permease, whose translation MRGKCGLFYTSYGQERALLTTPSQKWRFGLFLLVYLLSPLALDAYDLSVLIMVHIAVIGAVSLNLLTGSCGQISLGHGAFLGVGAYGAAYCTANGVPFVPALLLGGTASALVGLLFGIPSLRLKGIYLAIATLAAQIILTYVFLHWDAVTGGAHGMMVATPSILGYAFDTDAKTFFLTLAVAVLAILTVANILRTRTGRAFVAVRDHYLSAEIVGVNLFRTKLVAFGASSFLAGVAGGLWGHYVMYITPEMFGIGLSISYLAMIIIGGLGSVQGAVFGAIFITLLPEFLNWGSGELSGLLPGVADSLMAMKEGIFGLVLVLFLIFEPEGLNRRWQLFKAYWKLYPFAY comes from the coding sequence ATGCGGGGAAAATGCGGCCTTTTCTACACCTCCTACGGCCAGGAGCGGGCGCTTCTCACCACCCCTTCCCAGAAGTGGCGCTTCGGCCTGTTCCTGCTGGTCTACCTGCTCTCCCCCCTGGCACTGGACGCCTACGATCTGTCCGTGCTCATCATGGTCCATATCGCGGTCATCGGAGCGGTTTCCCTCAACTTGCTGACGGGCTCCTGCGGGCAGATTTCCCTGGGGCACGGCGCGTTTTTGGGCGTGGGGGCCTACGGCGCGGCCTACTGCACGGCCAATGGCGTGCCTTTCGTGCCGGCGTTGTTGCTGGGCGGGACGGCCTCCGCATTGGTGGGGCTGCTCTTCGGCATCCCGTCCCTGCGGCTGAAGGGCATATATCTGGCCATCGCCACCCTGGCGGCGCAGATCATCCTGACCTACGTCTTTCTGCACTGGGACGCGGTCACCGGCGGGGCGCACGGCATGATGGTGGCCACTCCCTCCATCCTGGGCTACGCCTTCGACACCGACGCCAAGACCTTCTTCCTGACTCTGGCGGTGGCCGTGCTGGCCATTCTGACCGTGGCCAACATCCTGCGCACCCGCACCGGAAGGGCCTTCGTGGCCGTGCGGGACCACTACCTCTCGGCCGAGATCGTGGGCGTGAACCTGTTCCGCACCAAGCTCGTCGCCTTCGGCGCAAGCTCCTTTCTGGCCGGTGTGGCCGGTGGATTGTGGGGCCATTACGTGATGTACATTACCCCGGAAATGTTCGGCATCGGCCTGTCCATCTCTTACCTGGCCATGATCATCATCGGCGGGCTGGGCAGCGTGCAGGGCGCGGTATTCGGGGCCATCTTCATCACCCTGTTGCCGGAGTTCCTCAACTGGGGATCGGGCGAACTGTCCGGGCTGCTGCCAGGGGTGGCCGATTCGCTGATGGCCATGAAAGAGGGCATTTTCGGCCTGGTGCTGGTGCTGTTCCTGATTTTTGAACCGGAAGGGCTGAACCGCCGTTGGCAGCTCTTCAAGGCCTACTGGAAACTCTACCCCTTCGCTTACTAG
- a CDS encoding ABC transporter substrate-binding protein, producing MTALRLFALCLALCLAAAPVSAKTIKIGVLSTLSGPTSDVGVPYSEGVNDCADWLNQTDFIPGHTLELLTVDYAYNAQQAIAAYKRFTAKDNIVALQGWGTADTEALTRFVAKDKIPTVSASYSAHLTDPAKAPYNFFIAADYSTQLRAALKYFRERWDKDRAPRLALMYPDHPYGLSPIEAGRKYAKEIGYEIVGEENVALGALEATTQLLALREDEPDFVWIGGTTSSTAVILKDAAKLGMDPVFFTNIWGADENLPKLAGDAAEGCYSLQSAVAYGAEVPGMEPIKEATGGEPKMTHYIRGFASMYVMAEGIRRAAEEGEINGPGVKNALETLRDFDPMGLTPPISFYPDDHRPNMSVFIYQVENGQLVLRGEPSLERKDEWLGH from the coding sequence ATGACCGCTCTCCGCCTGTTCGCCCTGTGCCTGGCCCTGTGCCTGGCCGCGGCCCCGGTTTCCGCCAAGACCATCAAGATCGGCGTCCTCTCCACTCTTTCCGGCCCCACCTCCGACGTGGGCGTTCCCTATTCCGAAGGCGTCAACGACTGCGCCGACTGGCTCAACCAGACGGACTTCATTCCTGGGCACACCCTGGAGCTTTTGACCGTTGACTACGCCTACAACGCCCAGCAGGCCATCGCCGCCTACAAGCGGTTCACCGCCAAGGACAACATTGTGGCCCTGCAGGGCTGGGGCACCGCCGACACCGAGGCTCTGACCCGCTTCGTGGCCAAGGACAAGATTCCCACCGTGTCGGCCTCCTATTCGGCCCACCTGACCGACCCCGCCAAGGCGCCGTATAATTTCTTCATCGCGGCCGACTATTCCACTCAACTGCGGGCCGCGCTGAAGTACTTCCGCGAACGGTGGGACAAGGACCGCGCCCCGCGCTTGGCCCTGATGTACCCCGATCATCCCTACGGCCTCTCGCCGATTGAAGCGGGCAGGAAGTACGCCAAGGAGATCGGCTACGAGATCGTGGGCGAGGAGAACGTGGCTTTGGGCGCGCTGGAAGCCACCACCCAGCTTCTCGCGCTGCGGGAGGACGAACCGGATTTTGTCTGGATCGGCGGCACAACCTCCTCCACGGCGGTCATCCTCAAGGACGCCGCCAAGCTGGGCATGGACCCGGTGTTCTTCACCAACATCTGGGGCGCGGACGAGAACCTGCCCAAGCTGGCGGGTGACGCGGCCGAGGGCTGCTATTCCCTGCAATCCGCCGTGGCTTACGGCGCGGAAGTGCCCGGCATGGAACCCATCAAGGAAGCCACCGGCGGCGAGCCGAAGATGACCCACTACATCCGGGGGTTCGCCTCCATGTACGTCATGGCCGAGGGCATTCGTCGGGCGGCGGAGGAGGGCGAGATCAACGGCCCGGGCGTCAAGAACGCCCTGGAGACCCTGCGGGACTTCGACCCAATGGGGCTGACCCCGCCCATCAGCTTCTACCCGGACGACCACCGGCCCAACATGTCCGTTTTCATCTATCAGGTCGAGAACGGCCAACTGGTTCTGCGCGGCGAGCCGAGCCTGGAGCGCAAGGACGAATGGCTCGGACACTAG
- a CDS encoding ABC transporter ATP-binding protein has product MARTLEGPRDEGAVDLLAIENLEVVYNDVVLVLKGLSLRAAKGRITALLGANGAGKSTTLKAVSGLLHSEDGKVTDGRVLLDGQPIHGKPPESIVRRGVFQVMEGRRIFEDLSVEENLLCGAYSRPRGEFARSAERVYEYFPRLAERKGQLAGYMSGGEQQMLAIGRALMARPGLLLLDEPSLGLAPMLVEEIFGIIRQINQEEGVTILLVEQNARAALHIAEHGYIMESGRIVMDGPAASLLDNPDVQEFYLGMGHGGEKRSYRDVKHYRRRKRWLG; this is encoded by the coding sequence ATGGCTCGGACACTAGAAGGACCTCGGGATGAAGGCGCGGTGGACCTGCTGGCCATCGAGAACCTGGAAGTCGTCTACAACGACGTTGTGCTGGTGCTGAAGGGCTTGTCCCTGCGCGCGGCCAAGGGACGCATCACCGCCTTGCTGGGCGCCAACGGAGCGGGCAAGTCCACCACCCTCAAGGCGGTCTCCGGGCTCTTGCACAGCGAGGACGGCAAGGTAACGGACGGCAGGGTGCTGTTGGACGGCCAGCCCATCCACGGCAAGCCGCCGGAAAGCATCGTGCGGCGCGGCGTCTTCCAGGTCATGGAGGGCCGCCGCATCTTCGAGGATCTGAGCGTGGAGGAAAACCTGCTCTGCGGGGCCTACTCCCGCCCCAGAGGGGAGTTCGCCCGGTCCGCCGAGCGGGTGTATGAGTACTTCCCCCGTCTGGCCGAGCGAAAGGGGCAGCTGGCCGGGTACATGTCCGGCGGGGAGCAGCAGATGCTGGCCATCGGGCGGGCGCTCATGGCCCGGCCGGGCCTGCTCTTGCTGGATGAACCATCCCTGGGGCTGGCCCCCATGCTGGTGGAGGAAATCTTCGGCATCATCCGCCAGATCAACCAGGAAGAGGGCGTGACCATCCTCCTGGTGGAGCAGAACGCCCGCGCCGCCCTGCATATCGCCGAACACGGCTACATCATGGAGTCGGGCCGGATCGTCATGGACGGTCCGGCCGCCTCCCTGCTGGACAACCCGGACGTGCAGGAATTCTACCTGGGCATGGGACACGGCGGGGAGAAACGCAGCTATCGCGACGTGAAGCATTACCGCAGGCGCAAACGTTGGCTGGGATAG
- a CDS encoding phenylacetate--CoA ligase family protein — translation MADLERRKGFYGDRERESPVMRAERQWVLLEKLIRRAYEGSAEFKSRLAGIGAKPGDIRSIEDFRRLPVLPKKDLLARQCSGPGLGGMLTTEPGRLGRIYQSPGPIYDPEGRGPDYWGWAEAFFAAGFRQGDVVQNTFSYHLTPAGLMLEEPLRAIGCAVIPAGPGNTEKQIELMTDLPVTGFVGMASYLRVIADKAAEKGLDLWKDFSLECAFVAAERLSESMRSELESDFGMLIRQGYGTADVGCIAYECLELGGMHLTSRGLVEILDPVSREPMSAGEIGEVVFTPFSEEYPLIRFATGDLSFVVDSECPCGRTSPKLGGIQGRVDDTAKVKGQFIYPSQAAEVLERFPAVTAWRLVVDNPGGRDRLRLLVDAREGLDEKALVRGFQEACKLRPLVERVEGLEEGPRLRDEREFD, via the coding sequence ATGGCCGATCTGGAGCGCAGGAAGGGTTTTTATGGCGACCGGGAGCGCGAATCCCCGGTAATGCGGGCCGAACGGCAGTGGGTGCTGCTGGAAAAGCTCATCCGCAGGGCGTACGAGGGGTCGGCGGAGTTCAAGTCTCGGCTGGCCGGAATCGGCGCCAAGCCCGGGGACATCCGTTCCATTGAGGACTTCCGCCGTCTGCCGGTTCTGCCCAAGAAGGACCTGCTCGCGCGGCAGTGTTCGGGACCCGGCCTGGGCGGCATGCTGACCACGGAGCCCGGGCGGCTGGGCCGTATCTACCAGTCGCCCGGCCCCATCTACGACCCGGAAGGACGCGGGCCGGACTACTGGGGCTGGGCCGAGGCTTTCTTCGCCGCCGGATTCCGCCAGGGGGATGTGGTTCAGAACACCTTCTCCTACCACCTCACTCCGGCGGGACTCATGCTGGAGGAACCGCTGCGGGCCATTGGCTGCGCCGTCATTCCCGCCGGGCCCGGCAACACGGAAAAGCAGATCGAACTCATGACCGATCTGCCGGTCACAGGCTTCGTGGGCATGGCCTCGTACCTGCGGGTCATCGCGGACAAGGCGGCGGAAAAGGGGCTGGACCTGTGGAAGGACTTTTCGCTGGAATGCGCCTTTGTGGCTGCGGAGCGGCTTTCCGAGTCGATGCGTTCGGAGCTTGAGTCGGATTTCGGCATGCTCATCCGCCAGGGCTACGGCACGGCGGACGTGGGCTGCATTGCCTACGAATGCCTGGAACTGGGCGGCATGCACCTGACCTCACGGGGGCTGGTGGAGATATTGGACCCTGTGAGCCGCGAACCAATGAGTGCGGGGGAGATCGGCGAGGTGGTATTCACCCCCTTTAGCGAGGAATATCCGCTCATCCGCTTCGCCACCGGCGACTTGTCCTTCGTGGTGGATTCCGAGTGTCCGTGCGGTCGCACCTCCCCAAAGCTGGGCGGGATCCAGGGCAGGGTGGACGACACCGCCAAGGTCAAGGGGCAGTTCATTTATCCTTCTCAGGCGGCCGAGGTGTTGGAGCGATTCCCGGCGGTGACGGCCTGGAGGCTGGTGGTGGACAACCCCGGCGGAAGGGATCGGCTCCGGCTGCTTGTGGATGCCCGGGAAGGGCTGGACGAGAAGGCTTTGGTGCGGGGCTTTCAGGAGGCCTGCAAGCTGCGGCCGCTGGTGGAGCGGGTCGAGGGGCTTGAAGAGGGTCCCAGGTTGCGCGACGAACGCGAGTTTGATTGA